In Longimicrobiales bacterium, the following proteins share a genomic window:
- a CDS encoding MFS transporter — MLNARLGLMMFLQFFIWGAWYTTIAVYMSASGLETLTHWPFTVNPIAAIVAPFFLGLVADRYFATERVLAVLHLLGAACLFIAPGLISRPGAFIGMLLIYNLCYMPTLGLSNSLAFHHIRAQEKQFPLIRVFGTVGWIVAGLFISFVLGRYAGGRLPEETALPLYTAAAGSLVLAMYALTLPHTPPPARGEPVSIGSIVGLDALRALGSPSFYVFVLSALLISIPLAAYYNFTQLFLGASGVTNIAATQTLGQMSEVFFMLLMPLFFVRLGVKWMLIAGMAAWVLRYVLFALAAPTGTFSLIAAGILLHGICYDFFFVTGQIYVDKKSTAAIRGQAQGFLVLITYGVGMLIGAQLAGALYNSFLGTADTLLPEQWQSFWLVPAAFAAAVMVFFGIAFRERERQGAAAAAAAGLAAVLLVGGCSGGSGNAGDAGAASADSQQAGSSPARGDGSGVASAPDDTAGWIVLFDSTTGLDAWRGYRRTDMPAAWQVQDGTLAFTPGAGDGGDIVTREQFGDFELVLEWRISPGGNSGVFYRGLESTDYIFETAAEMQVLDNAGHADGRSPLTSAGSNFGLYPAAREVTRPIGGWNEARIVARGPHVEHWLNGVKLLEYEQGSDEWKARVADSKFAAWPGYGTAMRGHIGLQDHGDEVWFRNIRIRPLGAD, encoded by the coding sequence GACGCTCACGCACTGGCCATTCACGGTGAACCCCATCGCGGCGATCGTCGCGCCCTTCTTCCTGGGACTGGTGGCGGACCGGTATTTCGCGACCGAGCGGGTGCTGGCTGTCCTGCACCTGCTGGGCGCAGCATGTCTCTTCATCGCGCCGGGGCTGATCAGCCGCCCGGGCGCGTTCATCGGCATGCTGCTGATCTACAACCTCTGCTACATGCCGACGCTCGGGCTCAGCAATTCGCTCGCGTTTCACCACATCCGCGCGCAGGAGAAGCAGTTCCCCCTGATCCGCGTGTTCGGCACGGTCGGCTGGATCGTGGCAGGCCTGTTCATCAGCTTCGTGCTGGGTCGCTACGCGGGCGGGCGTCTGCCGGAGGAGACCGCGCTGCCGCTGTACACGGCGGCGGCCGGAAGCCTGGTGCTGGCGATGTACGCGCTGACGTTGCCGCATACGCCGCCGCCCGCGCGCGGTGAGCCGGTATCCATCGGCAGCATCGTCGGACTGGACGCACTGCGCGCGCTGGGCAGCCCGTCCTTTTACGTCTTTGTCCTCAGCGCGCTGCTGATCTCGATCCCGCTCGCCGCCTACTACAACTTCACGCAGCTGTTCCTCGGTGCGTCCGGTGTGACCAACATCGCGGCCACGCAGACGCTCGGGCAGATGTCCGAGGTCTTCTTCATGCTGCTCATGCCGCTGTTCTTCGTGCGGCTGGGAGTGAAGTGGATGCTGATTGCGGGAATGGCCGCGTGGGTGCTGCGCTACGTGCTCTTCGCCCTGGCGGCGCCGACCGGCACGTTCAGCCTGATCGCCGCCGGCATCCTGCTGCACGGCATCTGCTACGACTTCTTCTTCGTGACCGGCCAGATCTACGTCGACAAGAAGTCGACGGCCGCGATCCGCGGACAGGCGCAGGGCTTCCTCGTGCTCATCACCTACGGCGTCGGCATGCTGATCGGCGCGCAGCTCGCGGGCGCACTCTACAACAGCTTTCTCGGCACTGCCGACACGCTGCTGCCGGAGCAGTGGCAGAGCTTCTGGCTGGTGCCGGCCGCCTTCGCCGCGGCGGTGATGGTCTTCTTCGGAATCGCCTTCCGCGAGCGCGAGCGGCAGGGCGCGGCGGCAGCGGCCGCGGCAGGGCTGGCGGCAGTGCTGCTGGTGGGTGGCTGCAGCGGCGGATCCGGCAATGCGGGGGATGCCGGCGCAGCCTCGGCGGACAGCCAGCAGGCGGGCAGCTCACCCGCGCGAGGGGACGGATCCGGCGTGGCCTCTGCACCGGATGACACCGCCGGCTGGATCGTGCTGTTCGACAGCACCACGGGCCTCGACGCCTGGCGCGGCTACCGCCGCACGGACATGCCCGCCGCCTGGCAGGTGCAGGACGGGACCCTGGCGTTCACGCCGGGTGCCGGCGACGGCGGCGACATCGTCACGCGCGAGCAGTTCGGCGACTTCGAGCTCGTCCTCGAGTGGCGCATCTCACCCGGCGGCAACAGCGGAGTCTTTTACCGCGGCCTGGAATCGACCGACTACATCTTCGAGACCGCCGCCGAGATGCAGGTACTGGACAACGCGGGACACGCGGACGGCAGGAGCCCTCTCACGTCGGCCGGCTCCAACTTCGGCCTCTACCCCGCCGCACGCGAAGTGACGCGTCCCATCGGCGGATGGAACGAGGCGCGCATCGTCGCGCGCGGCCCGCACGTCGAGCACTGGCTGAACGGCGTCAAGCTGCTGGAGTACGAGCAGGGCAGCGACGAATGGAAGGCGCGGGTCGCGGACAGCAAGTTCGCGGCATGGCCGGGGTACGGAACGGCAATGAGGGGACACATCGGGTTGCAGGACCATGGGGATGAGGTCTGGTTTCGGAACATACGGATACGCCCGTTGGGCGCGGACTGA